One genomic region from Euzebya tangerina encodes:
- a CDS encoding fatty acid desaturase: MTDDAPLTLRKLPKPDVPRPAVAWPTVGLAVVSIGVWVAVATLVVSGAVPTALAIVINTACSFALFTVLHDSAHRGLGRLRVANEVLGRLAAPFVTLYASFPMFRHIHLTHHRFVNEGPDVDPDDWMAHGPVWQLPLRWMIVDLHYLRWYLPRASRRPRAERLESLLVPGLTFGVIAALTAAGFGGAFLVAFLIPQRLALIVLAWWFDYLPHHNLEGTNRHNRTRSTRNIIGLEWLLTPLMFGQNYHLVHHLHPIIPFYRYVSAWRQNEEAYLTHDPALSTISGRPVSPEEYRAIRGLAETT, translated from the coding sequence ATGACCGACGACGCACCGCTCACCCTGCGCAAACTGCCGAAGCCGGACGTCCCACGCCCTGCAGTTGCGTGGCCGACGGTGGGGCTGGCCGTCGTCAGCATCGGAGTGTGGGTAGCGGTCGCAACGCTGGTCGTGAGCGGGGCGGTCCCGACCGCGCTGGCCATCGTCATCAACACGGCGTGTTCGTTCGCGCTGTTCACCGTGCTGCACGACTCGGCGCACCGAGGCCTGGGCCGTCTTCGGGTCGCAAACGAGGTCCTGGGACGGCTGGCCGCCCCGTTCGTGACGCTGTACGCGTCGTTCCCGATGTTCCGGCACATCCACCTCACCCATCACCGATTCGTCAACGAAGGTCCGGACGTGGACCCCGACGACTGGATGGCGCACGGTCCGGTCTGGCAGTTGCCACTGCGGTGGATGATCGTGGACCTGCACTATCTCCGGTGGTACCTGCCGCGAGCGTCACGCCGACCTCGTGCGGAGCGGCTCGAGTCGTTGCTCGTCCCCGGCCTCACCTTCGGTGTGATCGCGGCGCTCACTGCGGCAGGGTTCGGCGGCGCGTTCCTCGTGGCCTTCCTCATCCCGCAGCGACTGGCCCTGATCGTGCTGGCGTGGTGGTTCGACTACCTGCCGCACCACAACCTGGAGGGCACGAACCGCCACAACCGCACCCGGTCGACCCGGAACATCATCGGCCTGGAGTGGCTGCTGACCCCCCTGATGTTCGGTCAGAACTACCACCTGGTCCACCACCTCCACCCGATCATCCCGTTCTACCGGTACGTCTCGGCGTGGCGACAGAACGAGGAGGCCTACCTGACACATGATCCGGCGCTCTCCACGATCTCGGGCAGACCGGTCAGCCCCGAGGAGTACCGGGCCATCAGGGGTCTGGCGGAGACGACCTAG
- a CDS encoding methyltransferase family protein, giving the protein MLRLSRSDMAWLAGQVVLFLLAFVILPRLDGGPGRVALDAARPIGVAIMGLGVVVLVIAFATLGRQLVPQPTPIEGGELVDHGIYGLVRHPIYTGVLLLIVGGLVRTPSISGLLVIVASWAFFDAKSAHEERLLSDRYPTYQAYRQRTRYKVMPGIR; this is encoded by the coding sequence GTGTTGCGGCTGTCCCGGTCCGACATGGCCTGGTTGGCTGGCCAGGTCGTCCTCTTCCTGCTCGCGTTCGTGATCCTGCCGCGCCTCGACGGCGGACCGGGCCGCGTCGCGCTGGACGCTGCCCGGCCGATCGGTGTGGCGATCATGGGCCTGGGGGTGGTCGTGTTGGTGATCGCGTTCGCCACGCTCGGCCGGCAGTTGGTCCCTCAGCCGACACCCATCGAGGGTGGTGAGCTCGTGGATCACGGGATCTACGGACTGGTTCGCCATCCGATCTACACCGGAGTCCTGCTGCTCATCGTCGGTGGCCTGGTCCGCACGCCGAGCATCTCCGGGTTGCTGGTGATCGTCGCGTCGTGGGCGTTCTTCGATGCCAAGTCCGCACACGAGGAGCGTCTGCTCAGTGACCGGTACCCGACCTACCAGGCCTACCGTCAGCGCACCCGCTACAAGGTGATGCCCGGCATCCGCTAG
- a CDS encoding DUF2306 domain-containing protein, translating to MSLIPVGAGAIRATQLIAAGTGSGIVAPEELARFVRSPWPIATHLVGVPIFVFGGVGKFHPGVRRRWPRLHRRLGRAVVVSGLALAVSGAWMALRYDLPEHDSDALNAIRVIVSSAMGTALVLGVAAARRGDLASHRRWITRGWALGMGAATQPLTLAPLLLAGQSPTDMDPLPRTVGMGAAWVLNLLLAELWLRRGRSDRPAADLRAETPSIMAGTRS from the coding sequence TTGAGCCTGATCCCGGTCGGTGCCGGTGCCATTCGGGCAACGCAGCTGATCGCTGCGGGAACGGGGAGCGGCATCGTTGCCCCCGAGGAGCTTGCGCGGTTCGTGCGGTCCCCATGGCCCATCGCCACCCACCTGGTCGGGGTCCCGATCTTCGTCTTCGGCGGCGTGGGGAAGTTCCATCCTGGGGTGCGCCGGCGCTGGCCCCGACTGCACCGCCGTCTGGGCCGGGCCGTCGTCGTCTCGGGGCTGGCGCTGGCGGTCAGCGGCGCCTGGATGGCGTTGCGGTATGACCTGCCGGAGCACGACAGCGATGCGCTCAACGCCATCCGGGTCATCGTGTCGTCTGCCATGGGCACGGCACTGGTGCTCGGGGTGGCGGCCGCGCGACGGGGTGACCTGGCATCCCACCGTCGGTGGATCACGCGTGGGTGGGCGCTCGGCATGGGCGCAGCCACTCAGCCCCTGACGCTGGCACCGCTGCTCCTGGCCGGGCAGAGCCCGACCGACATGGATCCGCTGCCGAGGACCGTCGGCATGGGCGCGGCCTGGGTCCTCAACCTCCTGCTTGCGGAGCTCTGGCTGCGGCGTGGCCGATCTGACCGGCCAGCCGCGGACCTCCGCGCGGAGACGCCGTCGATCATGGCGGGAACCCGGTCGTGA
- a CDS encoding cell wall-binding repeat-containing protein: MTLPGGVEAADGERAGGIDRVATAVRIATEAFPDGSANVVLARADDYPDALTATSLAGVLDAPVLLTYGDSLPSDTLQAIQRLRPQEIFLLGGSGAVSLTVENVLLRNYIVRRVSGGDRYGTAAAIARDTISRNGGEVGTYQGRTTVLMASAESFADTLTGAPLAYGNNLPVLLTRAEAMPTSTRAALTAADPEAVIILGGTAAISGDVATSIQAMGIEVSRIGGNNRSETSLQFNEFVSATFDQERPNVIVARGDNFPDALVGATLAGRASTPIILADSPAVLGRSAETYLRDRCGRIEQVQALGGNLAVSESVLNRAVGLATDCP; encoded by the coding sequence ATGACCCTTCCTGGTGGTGTGGAGGCTGCGGACGGTGAACGCGCGGGCGGCATCGATCGGGTTGCGACGGCGGTCCGGATCGCTACCGAGGCGTTCCCCGACGGGTCGGCCAATGTCGTCCTCGCGCGGGCCGACGACTACCCCGACGCGCTGACGGCCACCTCGCTGGCCGGGGTGCTGGACGCCCCCGTGCTGCTGACCTACGGCGACAGCCTGCCCAGCGACACGCTGCAAGCCATCCAGCGACTGCGGCCCCAGGAGATCTTCCTGCTCGGCGGGTCCGGGGCCGTCAGCCTGACCGTCGAGAACGTGCTCCTGCGGAACTACATCGTCCGGCGGGTGTCCGGGGGCGATCGGTACGGCACCGCCGCGGCGATCGCGCGCGACACCATCAGCAGGAACGGTGGCGAGGTGGGGACCTATCAGGGCAGGACCACGGTCCTCATGGCATCGGCCGAGAGCTTCGCCGACACGCTGACCGGTGCGCCCCTGGCCTACGGCAACAACCTGCCGGTCCTGCTCACCCGCGCCGAGGCCATGCCGACGAGCACCAGGGCGGCGCTGACGGCCGCAGACCCCGAGGCCGTGATCATCCTGGGCGGCACCGCCGCGATCTCCGGTGACGTGGCCACTTCGATCCAGGCCATGGGCATCGAGGTGAGCCGCATCGGCGGCAACAACCGGTCAGAGACGTCACTGCAGTTCAACGAGTTCGTCTCGGCGACGTTCGATCAGGAACGGCCCAACGTGATCGTCGCACGGGGCGACAACTTCCCCGACGCGCTCGTGGGGGCAACCCTGGCCGGCCGAGCATCCACGCCGATCATCCTCGCCGACTCCCCGGCCGTGCTCGGACGCTCAGCCGAGACCTACCTGCGGGACCGGTGCGGACGGATCGAACAGGTGCAGGCACTTGGTGGGAACCTCGCCGTTTCCGAGAGCGTGCTGAACCGGGCCGTCGGGTTGGCGACGGACTGCCCCTAG
- a CDS encoding DsbA family oxidoreductase, whose translation MSDITFYFDPVCPFAWMTSKWVRQVQEEREYEVEWRFISLRLLNSHIDYDAHFPPEYEAGHSAGLRMLRMAAAVREAEGQEATDRLQRAFGDHIFEIPPPDREQRDQMGRPAHVTPILSAAGLDGSFATALDDTSYDATIQAETDEALALTGKDVGTPIINFHPTDTDGASTSVAFFGPVISRMPSPAQAAELWDHVVALAAFPGFAEMKRSLRELPQLPALGVSESDVGKTEDWHGGSRRQKK comes from the coding sequence ATGAGCGACATCACCTTCTACTTCGACCCGGTCTGCCCCTTCGCGTGGATGACCAGCAAGTGGGTCCGCCAGGTCCAGGAGGAGCGGGAGTACGAGGTCGAGTGGCGCTTCATCTCGCTCCGGCTGCTGAACAGCCACATCGACTACGACGCCCACTTCCCGCCGGAGTACGAGGCCGGACACAGTGCCGGACTCCGCATGCTCCGGATGGCGGCGGCGGTGCGCGAGGCCGAGGGGCAGGAGGCGACGGATCGACTGCAGCGAGCCTTCGGGGATCACATCTTCGAGATCCCTCCCCCGGATCGCGAGCAGCGCGACCAGATGGGGCGACCGGCGCACGTCACACCGATCCTCTCGGCGGCCGGATTGGACGGCTCCTTCGCCACCGCGTTGGACGACACCTCCTACGACGCCACCATCCAGGCCGAGACCGATGAGGCGTTGGCGCTGACCGGCAAAGACGTGGGGACGCCGATCATCAACTTCCACCCGACCGACACCGATGGCGCTAGCACATCGGTGGCCTTCTTCGGCCCCGTGATCAGTCGGATGCCGAGCCCGGCGCAGGCCGCCGAGTTGTGGGACCACGTCGTGGCTCTCGCGGCCTTCCCGGGCTTCGCCGAGATGAAGCGGTCGCTTCGGGAATTGCCGCAGCTGCCGGCCCTGGGTGTGAGCGAGTCGGACGTCGGCAAGACCGAGGATTGGCACGGCGGCAGCCGACGGCAGAAGAAGTAG
- a CDS encoding MFS transporter: protein MLDVVERRALRAVAAQFFVNGFIYASFVPRLPEIRDRIGVDLAGIGVLLTVGGLAGFASSVLVGRLVTRFGTRRLLMGAGVALSLSLPVMGFATTPAVFLVGAAALGASDVIVDVAMNVQGSRLSEKRHTPVMNRLHALWSVGTVLGGLLASWLAGQDVPLEAHLLTVGLAFTALVLLLGRLLLANDDPLVEQVDVKAPGSPPTSRRRVAIVFGLLGFAAIMPEMGTSDWVSFRLTDDLGLAAGQAGLGFVAFTTGMVVGRFSGDTAQLRWGRERVSDVSLGLAVVGIITLAVVPAFPAVLAGAALSGLGISVLFPLLYDDAARAGGSNAGALGAMTAGSRVAVLVLPFAVGGLASTSVVGVGGAMAAVSLPAIAIIFVLQRRFR from the coding sequence GTGCTGGACGTGGTCGAACGCCGGGCGCTGCGGGCGGTCGCCGCGCAGTTCTTCGTCAACGGCTTCATCTACGCATCGTTCGTCCCCCGACTGCCCGAGATCCGAGACCGGATCGGGGTCGATCTGGCGGGAATCGGGGTGCTGCTGACCGTCGGCGGACTGGCCGGCTTTGCCTCGAGCGTCCTGGTGGGACGGCTGGTGACCCGGTTCGGGACACGCCGACTGCTGATGGGCGCAGGTGTCGCCCTGTCCCTGAGCCTGCCGGTCATGGGGTTCGCAACCACACCGGCCGTCTTCCTCGTGGGCGCTGCAGCCCTGGGCGCCAGCGATGTCATCGTCGATGTCGCGATGAACGTGCAGGGTTCACGATTGTCGGAGAAGCGGCACACCCCGGTCATGAACCGCCTCCACGCCCTGTGGAGCGTCGGAACGGTCCTGGGTGGGCTGCTCGCCTCGTGGCTGGCTGGCCAGGACGTCCCCCTGGAGGCGCATCTGCTGACCGTCGGCCTGGCGTTCACCGCACTGGTCCTCCTGCTGGGTCGGCTGCTGCTGGCCAACGACGACCCCCTGGTGGAGCAGGTGGACGTGAAGGCACCCGGCTCCCCCCCGACCTCAAGGCGTCGAGTCGCCATCGTCTTCGGGCTGCTGGGATTCGCCGCGATCATGCCGGAGATGGGAACCAGCGACTGGGTGTCCTTCCGCCTGACCGATGACCTCGGCCTGGCCGCTGGCCAGGCCGGCCTGGGCTTCGTGGCCTTCACGACCGGGATGGTCGTCGGACGGTTCAGCGGGGACACCGCGCAGCTCCGCTGGGGCCGGGAGCGCGTCTCGGATGTGAGCCTCGGGCTGGCGGTGGTCGGCATCATCACGTTGGCGGTCGTGCCGGCGTTCCCCGCAGTGCTGGCCGGAGCGGCGCTGAGCGGGCTCGGCATCTCCGTCCTGTTCCCGTTGCTCTACGACGACGCTGCGCGAGCTGGCGGCAGCAACGCCGGTGCGCTCGGTGCCATGACGGCCGGCAGTCGGGTGGCCGTCCTGGTCCTGCCCTTCGCGGTCGGCGGTCTGGCGAGCACATCGGTTGTTGGCGTCGGCGGGGCGATGGCCGCGGTGTCCCTCCCGGCGATCGCGATCATCTTCGTGCTCCAGCGTCGGTTCCGCTGA
- the manA gene encoding mannose-6-phosphate isomerase, class I, whose amino-acid sequence MDLLDGAIKTYHWGRPDFIPRWLGREPDGTPHAELWFGAHSGGPSVIAATGQALDAAVAADPSLLRPQDEAFPFLAKILAAGGPLSIQVHPDDAQAAAGFERENAAEIPRDASERTYRDPHAKPELICALTPFSALCGFRELADARALLALLPTPRLDGLRAVLASDGGAATVYRTALKGLFSSPPDEVAELSDAVAAAAESVGPGTDFDEVLRWTTRLAAAYPGDVGVIVGLLLNLIVLQPGQALFLGAGTIHSYLDGVGVEVMGPSDNVVRAGLTSKHIDTAELLALLDTQPSLPDVQTPAGRVHSYQVPGGVFGLTRLELVDDASPVVLRGPGILLVTEARLQTSDEDTAREVRTGEAVLVGAEDTVTVSGRGTAHFAHAPW is encoded by the coding sequence ATGGACCTCCTCGACGGCGCGATCAAGACCTACCACTGGGGGCGGCCCGACTTCATCCCCCGGTGGCTGGGTCGCGAACCCGATGGCACCCCTCATGCTGAGCTCTGGTTCGGCGCGCACTCGGGCGGCCCTTCGGTCATCGCCGCCACCGGCCAGGCGTTGGACGCGGCCGTGGCGGCCGACCCGTCACTGCTCCGCCCGCAGGATGAGGCGTTCCCGTTCCTGGCCAAGATCCTCGCCGCAGGTGGACCGCTGTCGATCCAGGTCCACCCCGACGATGCGCAGGCGGCAGCTGGATTCGAGCGCGAGAACGCGGCCGAAATCCCTCGCGACGCATCGGAGCGCACCTACCGGGATCCCCATGCCAAGCCGGAGTTGATCTGTGCCCTCACGCCCTTCTCCGCGCTGTGCGGCTTCAGGGAGCTTGCCGATGCGCGAGCGCTGCTGGCACTGCTGCCAACGCCCCGACTTGATGGGCTGCGAGCGGTCCTGGCCAGCGATGGCGGGGCAGCCACCGTCTACCGGACGGCTCTGAAGGGCTTGTTCTCCTCGCCGCCAGACGAGGTTGCCGAGCTGTCGGACGCCGTTGCAGCGGCTGCCGAGTCAGTCGGTCCGGGGACCGATTTCGACGAGGTCCTGCGCTGGACAACTCGTCTGGCGGCGGCGTACCCGGGCGATGTGGGAGTCATCGTCGGGCTGTTGTTGAATCTGATCGTGTTGCAGCCTGGCCAGGCGCTCTTCCTCGGTGCCGGGACCATCCACAGCTACCTGGACGGTGTCGGGGTGGAGGTCATGGGTCCGAGCGACAACGTGGTTCGGGCGGGGCTCACGTCCAAGCACATCGACACCGCCGAGCTGCTGGCGCTGCTGGACACCCAGCCGTCGCTGCCCGACGTGCAGACCCCCGCGGGTCGAGTGCACAGCTATCAGGTCCCTGGCGGGGTCTTCGGACTGACCCGCCTGGAGCTCGTCGACGATGCCTCGCCGGTCGTCCTTCGGGGGCCTGGGATCTTGCTCGTCACCGAGGCGAGGCTGCAGACGTCCGATGAGGACACCGCTCGTGAGGTCAGGACGGGAGAGGCCGTCCTGGTTGGTGCGGAGGACACCGTCACCGTGTCGGGCCGGGGCACGGCCCACTTCGCTCATGCGCCCTGGTAG
- a CDS encoding spermidine synthase, with product MSSNVLTVETGVGRAEVVDLGGGERRLTLDEEIHGQVNLENPTRLAVDYQSRLCQILVALEVPHGGRVLHIGGGAFAVPRALQVHRPDLTQTVVERSGAIIRLAERSLGLRRSPTLVVRKGDGRAAVRRLPDDAVDVVVGDAFVGQQTPPPLMTVEFLTEVRRAVGARGIYVVNIVDEQPWSRLGAHAAAAETVFDHIAAVGSRGVARLVDPGNVFLLASAAPLPAAALRRAGAVHRDPFALVAQGRLTALARSTRPRRDSDVGPAG from the coding sequence GTGTCGTCGAACGTCTTGACCGTCGAGACCGGTGTGGGCCGTGCCGAGGTCGTCGACCTGGGTGGGGGTGAGCGCCGTCTGACGCTGGATGAGGAGATCCACGGGCAGGTGAATCTCGAGAACCCGACCCGATTGGCTGTCGACTACCAGTCGCGTCTCTGCCAGATCCTGGTGGCCCTCGAGGTGCCACATGGTGGCCGTGTTCTCCACATCGGCGGCGGTGCCTTCGCCGTGCCCCGTGCGCTCCAGGTCCACCGACCCGACCTGACCCAGACCGTGGTCGAGCGGTCCGGAGCCATCATCCGTCTGGCGGAGCGGTCGCTGGGTCTCCGGCGATCACCGACCCTCGTCGTCCGCAAGGGCGACGGTCGCGCGGCCGTGCGTCGACTTCCCGACGACGCGGTCGATGTCGTCGTCGGGGATGCCTTCGTGGGCCAGCAGACGCCGCCGCCGCTGATGACGGTGGAGTTCCTGACCGAGGTCCGACGGGCAGTCGGGGCACGCGGCATCTACGTGGTCAACATCGTCGACGAGCAGCCGTGGTCCCGACTCGGCGCGCACGCGGCCGCTGCAGAGACGGTCTTCGACCACATCGCGGCAGTCGGCTCACGCGGTGTCGCACGGCTGGTCGACCCGGGGAACGTCTTCCTGCTGGCCTCCGCGGCGCCGCTCCCGGCTGCAGCGCTCCGCCGGGCCGGTGCGGTGCACCGTGATCCGTTCGCGCTCGTCGCACAGGGACGGCTGACGGCGCTGGCTCGATCGACTCGGCCGCGTCGGGACAGCGACGTCGGGCCCGCCGGCTGA
- a CDS encoding TetR/AcrR family transcriptional regulator, giving the protein MLIGVKSKRWGVMANEEVRPPLSRQRVIDAGLATVEERGLPGLSMREVAARLGCEAMSLYNHVASKSDLLDGMVDAVAGHVSLPDPAASWDVALAETSRSTRGVLRANPWAAGLWLGRTPGPARLRHTEAVLETLHRSGLPQADIDRGFHALTNHVVGHAIQTATADQGDPMAAETFLAQMDRNRFPRFAEHVEWHVTGQVDPDDAFEFTLAAILEGLRRTAAGAEA; this is encoded by the coding sequence ATGCTGATCGGCGTCAAGTCCAAGCGCTGGGGAGTCATGGCGAACGAGGAGGTACGGCCGCCGCTGTCCCGGCAGCGCGTCATCGATGCCGGTCTCGCGACCGTGGAGGAACGGGGTTTGCCGGGCTTGTCCATGCGCGAGGTGGCCGCACGGCTCGGGTGCGAGGCCATGTCGCTGTACAACCACGTGGCATCGAAGTCCGATCTGCTGGACGGCATGGTCGACGCCGTGGCGGGACACGTCAGCCTTCCGGATCCCGCCGCGTCCTGGGACGTCGCGCTGGCAGAGACCTCCCGCTCGACCCGTGGCGTGCTGCGAGCCAATCCGTGGGCGGCGGGCCTGTGGCTGGGCCGGACACCTGGCCCGGCCCGACTCCGCCACACCGAAGCCGTTCTCGAGACACTGCACCGCAGTGGGCTGCCGCAGGCTGACATCGACCGTGGCTTTCACGCCCTCACCAACCATGTGGTCGGTCACGCGATCCAGACTGCGACGGCGGACCAGGGCGACCCCATGGCCGCCGAGACCTTCCTGGCGCAGATGGATCGCAACCGCTTCCCCCGCTTCGCCGAACACGTGGAGTGGCACGTGACCGGGCAGGTTGACCCGGACGATGCCTTCGAGTTCACACTTGCGGCCATCCTCGAGGGCTTGCGACGCACGGCTGCCGGAGCCGAGGCCTGA
- a CDS encoding ABC transporter substrate-binding protein produces the protein MSAVVVLGVVLAGCSVNVYEAGSGGAAGGGGGGGGGGVAQEENTGAVSIAGAATGVDAEAIQAVIDQGVNEAQDEFTATYTGSDSFEQNIVIQIEGGTPPDIGFYPQPGAVIDQAEQGNLVSLEDLGFDIADLEARFGSYLMSLGEFDGQHYGFPDTINFKSAIWYNVPEFEAAGYEIPETWEELIALSDQMVSDGNTPWCIGTGSEAATGWPATDWMEDIVLRQAGTEAYDNWVAGTLPFDSEEIRGAAETFGQIVFTDGYVFGGSDNITGTDFRDAPDPMFNDPPNCYLHRQATFITNFFPEGLTPLEDYDFFPFPTIDGNSGTLMAGGLSAVFSNRPEVRDFLELYSSQESQCRYGSVVEGVSLISANLEVEGDCYDNQLIAQAADTLIADLRDEVARFDASDLMPPAVGSGEFWNGMNNYTNNGPDNLDEVMSSIDAAFPAPGEEAAPEEEASE, from the coding sequence ATGTCAGCAGTGGTTGTCCTGGGGGTCGTCCTCGCAGGGTGTTCCGTGAACGTCTACGAAGCTGGTTCGGGGGGAGCCGCCGGCGGAGGCGGGGGCGGTGGCGGTGGCGGAGTCGCACAGGAAGAGAACACCGGGGCGGTGTCGATCGCCGGGGCTGCTACCGGTGTTGACGCCGAAGCCATCCAGGCCGTGATCGATCAGGGCGTCAACGAGGCGCAGGACGAGTTCACCGCCACCTACACCGGATCGGACTCCTTCGAGCAGAACATCGTCATCCAGATCGAGGGCGGCACGCCGCCTGACATCGGCTTCTACCCCCAGCCCGGCGCCGTCATCGATCAGGCGGAGCAGGGCAACCTGGTGTCACTCGAGGACCTGGGCTTCGACATCGCCGATCTCGAGGCGCGCTTCGGGTCCTACCTGATGTCGCTCGGCGAGTTCGACGGGCAGCACTACGGGTTCCCCGACACCATCAACTTCAAGAGCGCCATCTGGTACAACGTGCCGGAGTTCGAGGCGGCTGGCTACGAGATCCCCGAGACCTGGGAGGAACTGATCGCCCTGTCGGACCAGATGGTGTCCGACGGCAACACCCCGTGGTGCATTGGCACCGGGTCGGAAGCCGCCACCGGCTGGCCGGCGACCGACTGGATGGAGGACATCGTCCTGCGGCAGGCCGGCACCGAGGCGTACGACAACTGGGTGGCCGGGACGCTGCCCTTCGACTCCGAGGAGATCCGAGGCGCAGCCGAGACCTTCGGGCAGATCGTCTTCACCGACGGGTATGTCTTCGGTGGATCCGACAACATCACCGGCACCGACTTCCGTGACGCACCGGACCCGATGTTCAACGACCCGCCGAACTGCTACCTGCACCGGCAGGCAACCTTCATCACCAACTTCTTCCCCGAAGGTCTGACGCCGCTCGAGGACTACGACTTCTTCCCGTTCCCGACCATCGACGGGAACAGCGGGACCCTGATGGCCGGTGGACTGTCGGCCGTGTTCAGCAACCGCCCGGAGGTCCGGGACTTCCTGGAGCTCTACAGCTCCCAGGAGTCGCAGTGCCGCTACGGCTCCGTCGTGGAGGGGGTCAGCCTGATCTCAGCCAACCTCGAGGTCGAGGGTGACTGCTACGACAACCAGCTCATCGCCCAGGCGGCAGACACACTGATCGCCGACCTCCGGGACGAGGTGGCCCGCTTCGACGCCTCGGACCTGATGCCCCCGGCCGTGGGGTCCGGTGAGTTCTGGAACGGCATGAACAACTACACCAACAACGGGCCGGACAACCTCGACGAGGTGATGTCATCGATCGACGCGGCGTTCCCCGCTCCCGGCGAGGAGGCGGCGCCAGAGGAGGAGGCGTCAGAGTGA
- a CDS encoding carbohydrate kinase family protein: MRIAVSGSIADDYLLTFPGRFADMIIPDQLDRLSLSFLADDLTHHRGGIGANIAFGMGQLGARPRLLGAVGRDFGDGYRQWLEQHDVDCSGVYISDKATARFMCTTDDAQSQIATFYAGAMGDSHLIDLEPVLTGQDRADLLIVSPANPEGMLHHTRQAHEFDVPLVADPSQQLSRMSGPEIRPLIEGAAYLVCNDYERELIVGKTGWNHNELRARVTTLITTHGAKGVTVAGVETTTIPAVAPAEDAVLEPTGAGDAFRAGFLSGLAAGMDDVRSAHLGCAIATMALETPGPQGYQVKPQALDERLEASYGPDAATAIMSALALER; encoded by the coding sequence ATGCGCATCGCCGTGAGCGGTTCGATCGCCGATGATTACCTGCTGACCTTCCCCGGGCGCTTCGCCGACATGATCATCCCCGATCAGCTCGACCGGCTCAGCCTCAGCTTCCTGGCCGACGACCTGACCCACCACCGCGGTGGCATCGGCGCGAACATCGCGTTCGGCATGGGTCAACTCGGGGCCCGGCCCCGTCTTCTGGGCGCCGTCGGCCGGGACTTCGGCGACGGCTACCGGCAGTGGCTCGAGCAGCACGACGTCGACTGCTCGGGTGTGTACATCTCCGACAAGGCGACGGCCCGGTTCATGTGCACCACGGACGACGCCCAGAGCCAGATCGCGACCTTCTACGCCGGCGCGATGGGGGACTCCCACCTCATCGACCTGGAGCCGGTGTTGACGGGTCAGGATCGAGCCGACCTGCTCATCGTCTCACCCGCCAACCCCGAGGGGATGCTCCACCACACCCGGCAGGCTCACGAGTTCGACGTCCCCCTCGTGGCCGACCCGTCGCAGCAGCTCTCGCGGATGAGTGGGCCCGAGATCCGACCGCTGATCGAGGGGGCGGCGTACCTGGTCTGCAACGACTACGAGCGGGAGCTGATCGTGGGCAAGACCGGCTGGAATCACAACGAGCTCCGCGCCCGGGTGACCACACTCATCACCACGCACGGTGCCAAGGGGGTGACGGTGGCGGGCGTGGAGACCACGACGATCCCGGCGGTGGCCCCGGCCGAGGACGCCGTGCTCGAGCCGACCGGTGCAGGGGATGCCTTCCGCGCAGGGTTCCTCTCCGGCCTTGCGGCGGGCATGGACGACGTCCGCTCGGCGCACCTGGGCTGTGCGATCGCCACGATGGCCCTGGAGACCCCCGGTCCGCAGGGCTACCAGGTCAAGCCCCAGGCCTTGGACGAACGGCTGGAAGCCTCCTACGGCCCGGACGCGGCAACGGCGATCATGAGCGCCCTGGCCCTGGAGCGCTGA